The proteins below are encoded in one region of Rhododendron vialii isolate Sample 1 chromosome 7a, ASM3025357v1:
- the LOC131332850 gene encoding uncharacterized protein LOC131332850, with product MGKLAPRFIGLFDIIEKIGEVAYRLALPPKLSGIHNVFHVSLLRKYEPDLSHVLEWSELELEADASYGEELIRILDLHEQVLRGRTIPLVRVPWSNLAKEESTWEREDEVREKHPQLFPN from the coding sequence ATGGGCAAGCTTGCACCACGTTTTATCGGACTGTTTGATATTAtcgagaagattggggaagtcGCGTATCGATTGGCCTTGCCACCAAAGCTATCGGGCATTCATAATGTGTTTCATGTATCGTTGTTGCGGAAGTACGAGCCAGATCTGTCACACGTTCTAGAGTGGTCCGAACTAGAGTTAGAGGCCGATGCATCTTATGGGGAGGAGCTGATACGTATCTTAGATTTGCACGAGCAAGTTTTGAGGGGTAGGACCATTCCATTAGTGCGAGTTCCATGGAGTAATCTTGCAAAGGAGGAGTCGacgtgggaaagggaagacgaagtTAGAGAGAAGCACCCGCAATTGTTTCCGAATTAA